In the genome of Coraliomargarita algicola, one region contains:
- a CDS encoding ABC transporter ATP-binding protein, whose product MVQLTQAHKRFGETTVLEDINFQASKGEFISLVGPSGCGKSTLLKIIAGLHSLSEGEVVVDGMNPKNAREEMAFIFQEANLLPWKRVQQNTELPLKLRGESTERRVETARKMLELVNLSHALDKFPWQLSGGMRMRVSIARALTLAPRVLLLDEPFGALDEMTRDNLNEDLLRIHARDQWTAFFVTHSAAEAVFLSNKVVVLSANPGRISQVIEIDLPKERNAELREDPAYLNYVAKVSNAIRTVH is encoded by the coding sequence ATGGTCCAATTGACCCAAGCCCACAAGCGGTTTGGTGAGACGACCGTATTGGAAGACATCAATTTTCAAGCATCCAAAGGCGAGTTCATTAGTTTGGTCGGGCCCAGCGGTTGCGGCAAATCTACCTTGCTCAAAATCATTGCCGGCCTCCACTCCCTCAGCGAAGGCGAAGTCGTGGTCGATGGAATGAATCCTAAAAATGCCCGTGAGGAAATGGCCTTCATTTTCCAGGAAGCCAACCTCTTGCCCTGGAAACGCGTGCAGCAAAATACAGAATTGCCACTCAAACTTCGGGGCGAATCAACAGAACGCCGAGTAGAGACTGCACGCAAGATGCTGGAGCTGGTCAATCTCTCACATGCCCTGGACAAATTCCCATGGCAGCTCTCCGGCGGCATGCGGATGCGTGTCTCAATTGCACGAGCGCTTACCTTAGCACCGCGCGTGCTCTTGCTCGACGAACCATTTGGCGCTCTCGATGAGATGACGCGCGACAATCTAAACGAAGACTTACTGCGCATTCACGCACGTGACCAATGGACCGCATTCTTCGTCACACACTCAGCCGCTGAAGCGGTATTCCTATCCAATAAAGTCGTCGTACTTTCCGCAAATCCAGGACGCATCTCTCAGGTGATCGAAATCGATTTGCCCAAAGAAAGAAACGCAGAACTACGCGAAGACCCTGCCTATCTCAACTACGTGGCGAAGGTCTCTAATGCCATCCGAACCGTACACTAA
- a CDS encoding CocE/NonD family hydrolase: protein MNSQDYDVSVERNVSMVLSDGTQLSSDIYRVPSELAQPVLLMRQPYGREIASTVVYAQPEYFARAGFIVVIQDVRGRGESEGDFYTFRNEAADGRETIEWAAQLDGADGRVCMYGFSYQAYTQLAVLKDKPKALVAIAPHMAAADLYNGWFYRNGILRLATTLSWGNQMLREDAWRRGATESAAALEKSYSNFKELTQQFPLASAEPLSADDIPSYAVDWMAHTENDDYWQTLDCTQALAESEVAVFHLAGYYDFYSEGSTLAYQCRKDSSKDFFLFGPWKHIPWERWMNGRDFGDALRINTDAMLVEFFNAQLGRGDAKHQGVQYFVLGKNCWQTASHWPPNSSSIDYHLSSGGNANSSFGDGQLLAEAASDSPSDHFAYDPEVPVSAPGGFIPVWGPVDLKAQQQGNNILVYDSAPFTREQTIVGHAELELSVGTTAEATDFVARLSWLRPDGSATFLCMAAAATNPIAIGDNDVYKLKLKFDATAVCIPTGDQLRLDIASSAFPLIARHPNTKADRLGLLNQSQFKRARQTVYHDTVRPSRLKLPTL from the coding sequence ATGAATTCACAAGACTACGACGTCTCGGTGGAGCGCAATGTAAGTATGGTGCTATCCGATGGCACTCAACTTAGCAGCGACATCTACCGAGTCCCCAGTGAGCTGGCGCAACCAGTATTGTTAATGCGTCAGCCCTACGGACGCGAGATTGCATCCACTGTTGTGTATGCACAACCTGAATACTTTGCACGAGCCGGGTTTATTGTCGTCATTCAAGACGTCCGCGGCCGTGGAGAATCCGAAGGCGACTTCTACACCTTTCGCAACGAAGCAGCCGATGGCCGCGAGACGATTGAATGGGCCGCTCAACTAGACGGCGCCGACGGCCGGGTATGCATGTATGGCTTTTCCTATCAGGCATACACGCAGCTGGCGGTGCTAAAGGATAAGCCGAAGGCCTTGGTGGCCATCGCCCCCCACATGGCTGCCGCCGATCTCTACAATGGCTGGTTCTACAGAAACGGCATCCTGCGCCTGGCCACGACACTCAGCTGGGGCAACCAAATGCTACGCGAAGACGCATGGCGCCGCGGAGCGACGGAGAGCGCAGCTGCACTGGAAAAGTCTTACAGCAACTTTAAAGAGCTCACGCAGCAGTTTCCACTCGCCAGCGCCGAACCGCTCAGCGCCGACGACATCCCTAGCTATGCCGTCGATTGGATGGCTCACACAGAAAACGACGATTACTGGCAAACTCTCGACTGCACCCAGGCGCTCGCCGAGTCAGAAGTCGCCGTCTTCCATCTAGCCGGTTACTACGACTTCTACTCTGAAGGCAGCACACTCGCCTACCAATGCAGGAAAGACAGCTCCAAGGACTTCTTTCTCTTTGGCCCATGGAAACACATCCCGTGGGAACGATGGATGAATGGGCGCGACTTTGGTGACGCTCTACGCATCAACACAGACGCCATGCTGGTCGAATTCTTCAACGCACAACTTGGCCGCGGCGACGCCAAGCACCAAGGGGTTCAATATTTTGTGCTCGGCAAAAACTGCTGGCAAACCGCGTCTCACTGGCCGCCGAATAGCAGTAGCATCGACTACCACCTAAGCTCAGGTGGCAATGCGAATAGTAGCTTTGGCGATGGACAACTGCTAGCAGAAGCCGCCTCAGACTCACCCTCCGACCATTTCGCCTACGACCCTGAAGTGCCAGTGTCCGCCCCTGGTGGCTTCATCCCAGTCTGGGGCCCCGTGGATTTAAAGGCGCAGCAACAAGGCAACAACATCCTCGTTTACGATAGCGCCCCCTTCACCCGCGAACAAACAATCGTCGGACACGCCGAACTGGAGCTCAGTGTCGGCACAACCGCCGAGGCCACCGACTTCGTCGCACGTCTCTCATGGCTACGCCCCGATGGCAGCGCCACCTTCCTCTGTATGGCCGCCGCAGCAACCAATCCTATAGCAATCGGCGACAATGATGTTTACAAGTTAAAGCTGAAGTTCGATGCCACCGCAGTCTGCATTCCGACAGGCGATCAACTGCGCCTCGACATCGCCAGTTCGGCCTTCCCACTCATCGCACGCCATCCCAACACCAAAGCAGATCGCTTAGGCCTGCTCAATCAAAGCCAATTTAAGCGCGCCCGACAAACAGTCTACCACGACACGGTGCGCCCCTCGCGGCTCAAACTTCCAACCTTGTGA
- a CDS encoding ABC transporter permease: MATTSKKIQSALLPITSGAIILGIWYLISYLYGRSVGYDVQRIIIPFPHQITSALWSEREALWQSTRQTALSALIGFVAAVSVGYALSMLLASAVWVKKALYPWVLVLQMTPVVVLAPIFVLWMGQGLPSITAITFMIGFFPVVANTTMGLVSTDRNLLDLFEMSNATKAQEILHLRVPFAMPYFLTGMKIAGTLAPIGAISGDLFAGSSQGGVGGIGYMVILYNSQLKIPELFATALVACMLGFVFVGCVNWLHWYLLKDWHDSARKVENT, translated from the coding sequence ATGGCCACGACTTCAAAAAAGATTCAATCCGCACTACTTCCCATTACATCCGGCGCGATAATCCTAGGGATCTGGTATTTAATCAGCTATCTATATGGCCGCTCCGTAGGCTACGACGTACAGCGCATCATCATTCCCTTCCCGCATCAGATTACTTCGGCTCTTTGGAGCGAACGTGAAGCACTCTGGCAGTCGACTAGACAGACAGCTCTCTCGGCACTCATCGGCTTCGTGGCTGCGGTCTCCGTCGGCTATGCGCTCTCGATGCTACTCGCCTCCGCAGTCTGGGTCAAAAAAGCACTCTATCCTTGGGTATTGGTGCTGCAAATGACACCCGTGGTCGTACTCGCGCCGATCTTTGTATTGTGGATGGGACAAGGGCTGCCAAGTATTACAGCCATTACATTCATGATCGGCTTCTTTCCCGTAGTGGCCAACACCACCATGGGACTGGTCTCTACCGATCGCAATTTGCTCGATCTCTTCGAGATGAGCAATGCCACTAAAGCACAAGAAATCTTACACTTACGTGTGCCCTTTGCCATGCCCTACTTTTTAACTGGTATGAAAATCGCAGGCACCCTCGCTCCCATTGGAGCGATCTCTGGCGACTTATTTGCCGGCAGCTCACAAGGGGGCGTCGGAGGCATTGGCTACATGGTCATCCTCTACAACTCACAACTCAAGATCCCGGAGCTCTTCGCCACCGCACTAGTTGCCTGTATGCTAGGCTTCGTCTTCGTGGGATGCGTCAATTGGCTGCACTGGTATCTACTCAAGGACTGGCACGACTCCGCGCGCAAAGTTGAAAACACATAA